The Terriglobus roseus sequence AGGAGTACCCATGCGTTTCCCGTTCCGGTCCCGCTCTATGGCGTTTGGACTCATCCTGCTGTCTGCCGCCACGCTACACGCTCAGCGCTACGATCTGTTGCTACAACACGGCCATGTCATCGACCCCCGCAACAACATCGATGCGGTCATGGACGTCGCGATCGGCGGCGGCAAAATTGCGAAGGTCGCCACAACGATTCCGGCAGCCGATGCCGTTAAGACGGTCAATGCGACAGGCCTGTATGTGACGCCGGGCCTCATCGACATTCACGCGCACGTCTACACCGGGACTGGCGAAAAGAATTCTTATGCTGGTGACAACGGTATCTATCCGGATGGCTACACCTTCCGCGTTGGCGTAACAACAGTTGTCGATGCAGGCAGTTCCGGCTGGCGCAACTTCGAAGATTTCAAGCAGCGCGTCATCGATCGCCAGCAGACGCGCATCCTAGCAGAACTGAACATCGTGGGTGCAGGTATGCGCGGCGCCCACTACGAACAGAACCTGGACGACATGGACGGCACTGCAACGGCCGAGATGGCTAAGAAGTATCCAGGGCTCATCGTCGGCATCAAGAGCGCTCACTTCGAGGGTCCGGAGTGGAAGCCCTATGAGCAGGCCGTGAAGGCCGGCACCATCGCCAACATCCCCGTCATGATCGACTACGGCAACGACCGCAAGGAACGTCCGCTGTATGAGCTTCTGACCAGGGTTTTGCGCCCCGGCGACATTTACACCCACGTGTACAGCGGTCTGCGTGAAGAGCAGGATCCGGTCACACTGGGACCCCAAAAAGGGCTGATCAAAGGCCGACAGCGCGGAATCTATTTTGACGTTGGACACGGCGGTGGATCGTTCAACTGGAACGTGGCCTACCCGATTGTGACCAAATTTAAGTTTCTACCTGACTCCATCTCGACAGATATCCACATCACCAGCATGAACGCTGGCATGAAGGACATGCTGAATGTGATGGATAAATTCCTCGCAATGGGTGAACCGCTGCCGCTGGTCATCAAGCAGTCGACGTCGAACCCGGCGCACGAGATGAAGCAGGACCAACTCGGAAACCTGTCGGAAGGTGCAATCGCCGATCTGGCCGTATTGCGCCTTGAGAATGGTAAGTTTGGTTTTGTCGACATGAATAACGTGCGCGTCGACGGAAAGCAGAAACTCACCTGTGAACTCACCATCAAGGACGGCAAGGTGGTCTACGACCTGAACGGTATCTCGGCGGACGCCTACGGCGCACCCGCATCCAGCGCGCAGAAGCAGTCCAAGCGCTGGACGACGATGCACACCGTCTACGGCAAGGATCAGGAAGCGCACTAAAAGTCTCACTTCCCTACTATCCCGAACGGCGTCCCTTCCGCGGACGCCGTTCTCACTTCACGAAAAGGCATGCAGCTAGGACGCCGCGAAGATTTCCGGATTCTTGTGCGTCCTAGCCGCAAACGGAGACAATTCAGGCATGGTTCCGAAGGCATCATCCGTACGTGTGCGTTATCTGCTTGGATTTCTCCTCTTTCTGTTGAGCGGCATCGCCTTCCTTGACCGCACGAATATCTCCATCGCCGGCCCGCAGATAAGCCGGGAGTTTGCGCTGGGGCACGAGCGGCTTGGATGGATTTTTAGCGCCTTCCTGATCGGTTACGCACTCATGCAGGTTCCCGCCGGCTGGATGGCCGCCCGATTCGGACCGCGATCCGTGCTGACCGTTGGAACACTCTGGTGGGGTGTCGCGACAATCCTGGCGACGCTGCTGCCGGTAGGTACACCAACTGCCGTCTTCTGGTTGATCGCGCTCCGCTTCCTGCTCGGTGCAGGTGAGTCCGTCGTCTACCCCGCCGCCAATCAATTCGTCTCGAACTGGATCCCTGCCGGAGAACGCGGCATCATCAACGGCCTGATCTTCGCGGGCGTCGGCGCGGGCAGTGGCCTTACACCGCCGCTGCTGAACTGGATCATCACCCAGCATGGCTGGCGTGCTGCCTTTTGGTTCAGCGCACTGCTGGGTGCGTTGATCGGCTGCATATGGTGGTTCGCATCCCGCAACATGCCAGAACAGCACCCGTCCGTTTCAAGTGAGGAACTCCAAGAGATTCGAGCCGGGATCACGACAGACTCACCCGCTGAAATCGCCGCAGCTCCCAAGGTTCAGTGGAAGGCCATGTTCACGCGGAAAGATCTGCCCCTGCTGATGAGCGCGTACTTCTGCTTCGGCTACATCTCGTGGATTTACTTCAGTTGGTTCTTCACGTACATGTCGGAGGTGCGCGGCTTCAATCCGAAGTCCAGCGCACTCTTCACGATGTTGCCCTTCATTTCCATGACCTTCTTCTGCCTGCTGGGTGGCGCACTCAGTGATCGCATCACGCGGCGCTTTGGCCTGCGCGCAGGTCGCTGCTGGCTTGCTTCCGGTGCGCTGTGCCTGACCGCCTGCTTTCTTGTCTTTGGTTCGCAAGCAAAGAACCCGGTCACCGCCGCCATCATCCTCTCCTTTGGAGCGGGAGCGCTCTACCTTTCGCAGAGTTCCTTCTGGTCTGTCTCGATCGACATTGCCGGGAAGCAGTCGGGCGTTTTCTCCAGCCTTGTGAACACGGGCGGTCAGGTAGGAGGAGCCGTCACAGCCTCGCTGACGCCCTGGATCGCACACGGCTTTGGCTGGACCTCGTCCTTCGGAACCGCCGCCTGCATGGCCCTTCTCGGAGCAACATGCTGGGCTCTGGTGAACCCTGCACCGGTGCCAGCACGGAATGCGTAGCACGCTAGATTGCCCTCATCTCTACTGGACGTAGCCTGAAGGCGGGAGATCGACCCGCGTCTCCCGCCTGCTGCACTACCGCAGAAGGCCTGCCACGGCGCCATCGCCTAACGTCAGCGCTGCAACCGACCCAAACCGCTCCGAACTCTCAGAGACGCCATTCGCGATGATATGAAGATCACAGCGGCGAGGGTCCGTCCACAAACGCTCATTGCCGGCTAGTTTTTCGTGTCGGCGCTTGCAGGTCGCGCGGACACCTCTTGCAGATGTTTGATGGCCGCCCGACCGAGCGGACGTTCGTGCAGGAGCAGTTCGGCAGCGCGGACCCTCGGATTAGCGTGGAACCACGTCTGGAAGATGTTGTTCCGCAGCAGGTTGGTTGCGGCCAGCAGGCACATGCCTTGGTGGTGAGCCATCCAGCTTCGAACAAGTTCCGGTGACTTCTCCCCAGCGGTGTAGTCGCACGCCTCGTAGAAACCGTAGTCGCCCACCCAGCCGAGATCTGCCATTTTACGGAGATTCTTCAACGCGATCTGACGTGCGAACGGCAGGGTCAGAAAGGTTGAGTAAGGAGAGATCACCGGACCATCTTCCGCGCCGTACTTCAACGCGAGTTCCGGGATACCCCAAGCCTGATAGCCATAACGGCCAAGCGGATCACGCTTCGCCATGCCACTCTCAGAGATGCCCCACGGAATGCGCTTCGTATGGGTGCGTTGGATGGAGACTGCAGATTCCATTGCACGAGAGACAAGCGTGTCGTGGTACTGCTTCATCCACAGGGCTGGCATCAGGTACTCGAACATGGTGCCAGTCCAAGAAAGCAGGCTCACCCGTCCCTTCACGAGAACGTGAGTACGATCGAGCCGAAACCATGCGCGTTGCGGGATGTCGCCCTTTGCGACTGCGAGGAACGTAGCAATGCGGGCTTCCGAAGCCAGCAGATCGTAACAGGCGGAGTGGAGTTCTTCCTGCTTGCCGTCATAACCGATGGAAAGCAGCTGGCGCGCCTCGACCAGCAGAAAGTCGAAGCGCATCACGCTGGCGGCCTCTTCGCTGCGGTCAACGATCTGGCTTAGCTGAGTGGCAAGATTGGCGACGTTCTCCTCCGCGGCCGACAACAGGGTACGCAGCTCAAGCGCAAGCTCTTCGTCTCCGCCTGTCGCGGCGTGAGCCAGTTCACCCAGCCGTTGATTCAGGTTGCGAACGTGCTCGACAGCGCCGATAACGTACGGGATCACGTCGTTCTCAGGATGCTGGAACTGACTGATTTCAAATAACGGTGCAAAGCGCGGCATGAGCCAAGGCAGGTACTTTTCGATGTACTCCCGGACCTGCAGCCTCCGTCGCTCAGCTTCTTCGAGCATCCATTCCCCCTTGCCCGCAACGGGATCAAGGTCGAAGAGCCACTTCACCTGCTGGCGGATAGTTTCGGTGGAGCGTACCGCTTGCTTCTGGTCCAACATGTGGCGGATGGCCGAGAAAAGTTCGGGCTCGATCAACGGCTTCTTCAGTGAATCCATTGCACCGCCGTGCAGCGCATACAGACTGGCGGCGAGGTTGCCGCTATCGACCGTTGAGATGGTGAAGGGCTGCACGGCTTGCAGCGTGGGGATGTTGATCCAGTTGTAAATATGCCCGTTTACCTTCTCAAGCCGCGAATATGTGTCGAGTGTGCCGAGCGTTGCGCGGGTAAATTCCGGCAGCGTAATGAAGCCGAGCGCCAGTGCCGCCTGGCGCGCGTTGAACAGCATGCCAAGGTTTGTTGGTGTCAGTGTCAATACCTCGTGGCGGTTCTTCTCCTCCACATTGTCAGGGATCAGCCAGTGGTTGTCTTCGCCACCGAAGTCCGAATAGTAGCGCCAGGTGAGCAGCGCCTGCCGTTCAAGGAAATGCTGGTCGTCCGCGCTCAAGGGACCTTCGAGCTTCCGAGGTGGCGAGTTGAGCCATCCAGTGATCAGCGGAGCGCAAGCCCACAGGATCAGGATGGGACCGGTTACGAACAGGTCGAAGTGGTGGCGTAGAGCACTGAGTCCTGCGATGACCAGTGCGACAACTGGCGAGGCCTGTAGATAAAGATCGAGCGAACTGCGTGATTGCTTCGCCTCGGCCTGCGCCGCTGTCTCCCATTCGAGAAGCGAACGACCGGTGAGGAAGCTACGCACCAGCGAACGCACGATAGCGTCGATCGCGAGCAGTGTCTGATGCGGCAGGAAGGCGAGGTTTAGGATCTGGAAACCAAGTGAGCTCCAGAATGCGCGGAACGCGTCGAGGCACCCTTCCCAGCTTGCATTCAGCAGCGCGCGGCCGAACGTGAAGACAAGCTGAACGAATACAGGCAACAGCATGAGCGTAAGTACTACAAACGTCCAGTAGCGCGCGCCACCGGGCAGGATCAGCCAGCCACAGATCAGCAGGATGAATGTCACCGGCTCGACAAGGCTTCTGCGAAGGTTATCGACGATCTTCCATTGCGACAGCAACGAGATCGGATTGCGAACTTTCTTGCCGGATTCTTCCGGAACGCGGTCGAGCAACCACTGCGTGATTTGCCAGTCGCCACGCACCCAGCGATGCTTGCGGCGTGTGTACGCTGAATAGTGCGAGGGATAGTCGTCGATGATCTCGATATCGGTGACTAGCCCTGCACGCGCGTACGCCCCTTCAATGAGATCGTGCGACAGTAGCGTGTCCCGTGGAAAGCGCCGGTCGAGCACTTCATGCAGCACGCTTGCTTCATAGATACCTTTGCCCGTGAAAATGCCTTCCCTGAAGAGATCCTGATACACGTCGCTTACGGCCCGTGTGTAGATATCAAATCCCGTTTCGCCGGAGTAGAGCGTCGCAAGACGTGACCGCGATGCCGAAGCAACGCTGACGCCCACGCGCGGCTGCAGAATGCCATAGCCCTTTGTCACGATGCGAAGCTGCGGATCGATGATGGCCTGGTTGAGCGGATGCGCCATGGTGGCGATCATGCGCGCGGCGGTCTTGCGTGGCAACTGCGTGTCTGAGTCAAGCGTGATGACGTAGCGAATGCGGCTGAGGAGGTGTGTTGGACCAGCCTTTACCGGGAAGCTGTCAAACTCGCCTCGCAGCAGCTTGTTCAGGTCGAGCAGCTTGCCGCGCTTGCGCTCCCAACCCATCCACACGCCCTGCTTTTGGTTGAAGACACGATGACGGTGCAGCAGCAGGAAGGACCCGCCACCGTCATTGCCGTACTTTGCGTTCAGGTCATCGGTGAGACGAACCGCGAGGTTTACGAGTTCGTTGCGATCTTCTGTCTGCGGACGCGTAGCCGAGTCCGGCAAATCCGTAAGCAGGCCAAAGTGGAGGTTCGGATCTGTGTTCGAAAGCCAGCGGGCCTCGATCTCTTCGAACAGTTCGAACACCTGTGCTTCATTCAGCAGCAAAGTCGGCACTACGACGAACGTGGATGATTCGTCCGGAATGCTCTTCATGTAATCAAGTTTGGGCAGTGCCCGAGGTTTGATGAAGGCAGTCACGGCATTATTGACGATGTCGCTTGCGCCCTGTGTTGAAGGCAGAAGAGCGAGCAGCAGGGCCGCAATCGTCCAGATGAATTCGTGGTGCGGCACCAGCGGCCGAATGAGTGCTGCGACGCAGGTGATGGAAAGGACAATGATGCCGATGATGTAGACATCTTCCGCGTACTTCATCAGCCATGTGTGGAGTCGCTCGCGGAACGGTGGATGATAGCCGATTCTATGCGACAGCTCAGGTACACCTTCTTCAAAAAGAAAGTACCCAACGTGCCCCCTGCGGCGATCCAGACGCGTGTTGGACGTCGAGTTTCCTGCTGCGGCCTGCGCCAGCTCGATCGCCGTCTGCGCAACCTGAACTTCGTTATAGTTTGAGCGTTTCGCGAGCTCTGCCACGCGCTCCATGTAGCTGGTGCGCGTCTCTTCATCCATGCACAGGAAAACGGTATGCGGATCTTGCGCAAGCACGGAGTAAAAGGCCACTAGAGGCTCAAGCAATTCCGGCCACTCGTACTGATTCAATCGACGCAGCGAATGGAGCGGACCGGAGAATGGTGACTGCTCGATAGGCGGAATGACACTGGCAAATGTTTCATCTGCACGATCGAGAACAAACTCAAGCTGGGCGAGCTTGAGGAAGGTTGGCAGCATCTGAATCTCACGCAGGTTCAGAGATTCCTCTTGCTGTATAGCATTGATGAAAGTTGAGAGAGACTCACCGGACCAGATGCCGTGCGCCGTGTCGAGGTACTCTTCCGTGACCCGCATCACGCGGGGAATCTTGTCTCCTTCCGGACTTTCGACCAGCAGAAGCTGCAGGATCTGTTTTTCTGAACTCTCTGCTTCTTTCAGCACGTTCTGCAACATGCGCGTGCTTTCCAGTAGCTCGAGCTGCGGAGTCAGCTCTGAGAGCCTGGAGATTTTTTCGCAGGCGGCCAGGCGTTCCTCAAGCCGCTTCTCCAGCTTTGCAAGCTTGGTTTGCAAAGCTAGGGTGACCTTGCCCTGCAGACCTGCCGGGTGAAGCTCCCGTGCCAGTTCATGCGCTCGGTGCTGTAGGACCTCGTCGCTTACATCTGGTCTCTCGATCAGACCAGATGTCTCAAAAACCGGAGCGATGAGGGGAACCTGCCCCACGTTGGCTTGTGACTGCGACTCTGTCAGATTCTTAATCTCGTTCACTTGATCCATTACCGATAACTCGCGGCTTGCAGTTCGAACATTTCGGCGTAGAGACCGCCCTGCTCCATAAGCTTCTGGTGATTGCCTTCTTCAAGCAGACGTCCTCCGCTGAGGACGACGATGCGGTCGGCCATTCGTACGGTTGAGAAGCGATGCGAGATGAGCAGTGCCATCTTGCCCTGCGTCAACTCCGCAAACCGGTCAAACACTTCCAGTTCGCTTCGGGCATCTAACGCGGCCGTCGGCTCATCGAGAATGAGCAACTGCGCGTCTCGTAAATACGCCCTTGCCAATGCGACGCGCTGCCACTCGCCGCCTGAGAGCTCAACGCCGCCCTCAAAGCGACGGCCCAGAATCTGGTCGTAGCCATGCTCCAGTTTGGCCACGACGGAATCCGCCAGGCTCTTATGAGCCGCGTACTCAATATCACTGTCGCCATCTTCGCTGGGACGATCGATACGACCGACGGCAATGTTCTCACGCGCCGTCATTTCATAGCGCATGAAGTCCTGAAAGATGACACCGATCTCGCGGTGCAGATCTTCGAGTTTGTACTCGCGCAGATCCTTGCCATCCAGCAGAATCTCACCTTCGGTCGGATCGTAGAGCCGCGTTATCAGCTTCACAATCGTCGTCTTGCCCTGACCGTTTTCCCCGATCAAAGCCACCCGCTCACCTGGTCGCAGCGTAAACGTAAAGTTCTTGAGCACGGTGCGATTGGTTCCGGGGTAGGTAAACGAAACGTTGCGGAACTCGAAGCCTTGGCGAATCGGTACCGGCGCGGCTAAGCCATCGGGTTTGGAGTAAACCGTAGGCTCCATCTTGAAGAACTCGATGAGGTCCGTGAGGAATAACGCCTGATCCGCAATGCCGGAAGCTGTTGAGAACAACTGCTGCAAATTGGAATTCGCCTGCTGAATTGACGCGGTGAGAAACGTGAAGTAGCCGATGCTATACGCGCCGTGGATGGTGCGCATGATTACGAACAGGTATGCGCCGTAGTAACCCAGGGTGCTGATGACTCCAAGTAGACCGCCGAGCCAAAGCTTTTTGCGTGAGAGCTCAACATCCTCGCGATAAATCTGGCGCGCAAGCACTTCGAAGCGTTCCGTGAAGTATTTGCTGAGCCCGAAGAGCTTAATTTCCTTGGCGCCGTCGCGACTGCCCGCAACCGTTCGCAGGTAGTCCATCTGGCGCTTGGCGGGAGTTTGACGGAAGTTCTTCGCGTAGCCCAGGAAGGCGAAGTGTGTCTCTCCAAGGAATGATGGCAGCACTCCCACCAGCATCAGCAGCACAAGCCATGGCGAGGCAAGCACCAGCGCAATCGAAAACACCAGCGTGGTGATGCTTTGCTGCAACAGTCTGCCGATCTGCTGGATCATGACGAGGCGGTCCGTCGCCTGCACTCGCGCACGTTCGAGGCGGTCATAAAAGACCGGATTCTCGTAGGTGGTCAGATCAAGCCGCGACGCCTGCTCCATAACTTTTACGGAGGCGTAATGAGTGTAGCTGTTGGCCAGGAGCGCATCGCTGTAGTCGGTGCCTCGCATCAACAGGCCGATCGCTACGTTGATGCCGACCTCTGCGCCGACAAAGTACCAAAAGTGCGGGTCGACTGGCTTGCCCCGCAGCTTGTCAGCGATGTCGTTGATGATGTACTGGACGACCTTCGCCGCGGCGAAGGGTAGCACTGCCACCATGAGACGCAGGAGAACGCCCCAGACAACTGCCTGGTGACTCGATTCCCAAAGAATTCGCAGAACCAGCGGAACGTTACGGAGAGCAACGATGCGTTCGCGCCACGGGTTCGTATTGCCGGAGGTTTCAGTCATCTCACCGAACCAGATTTTTGCCAGAAGTCGACAGTTAAATCCTTAGGATGCACAAATGCACAGATCAGTCGACGCGGAATGCCATTGATGTTCATTTGCAGGCGAATTGACGCTCGTCTGCCTTGCCAGTCGGTGCACGCGAGACGCGAAACGCTTCACCTCATGGAGAGTTCCTGTATCCCCAGACTTCACCTTTGCACGCACGGCGGGGACTAGTCAGAGCGGGTCTAGCATACGGTGGCATGGTTTTCGTGGAGAATCGGAGTTCGACGGTCATCGAAGACATAGAGACGCAGATTTCCCTTTGCTGTGTCACAGTGGCAGTGAGTGGCTTGAAAGTCGTTTGCTCCTACGAGCGTCGTCATCGAGAAGGCGATGCTCGTTGTTTAAAGGGAAGACCGATTGACTGCGTCGAGATCGTTGCCCTTCATCGAGATCGCTTCCAAACGAAGGGTGCTCTTCCTGGAATGCAATGGACACGAACGGGGGCCACCGGCACATCCGGGCCCATTGACTTCATCAGAGCAGTTTGGGAACGCGAAGCTCAGAAGATCCGGGCGACGTGGTCCCGAAGCGTATAGAGCTGGGCTAAATAGGGCATCGGGGAGCTTTAGTCCAAAGCACGCGAAGGATCTACGGCGTCTGCGGCGTCTGGATGCATTCGCACAGGAGAAATGTGCTGACCGCGATGCCCACGCCATCCCGAGCCAAATCTTCTGAGCGTGTCTACCGTCCGGATATCGACGGCTTGCGTGCTGTTGCCGTTCTCATGGTTCTCGGTGCGCACTTTCGCACGCGCTTCCGCGGCGGATACGTAGGTGTTGATATCTTCTTCGTGATTTCCGGCTACCTCATCAGTGGCCATGTGATCTCGCAGCTCGAAGTCGATTCCTTCTCCATTGTCGGCTTCTACGAACGCCGCATCCGACGAATCTTTCCAGCACTGGTCGTGGTCTTGATCTTCACAACTGTGCTCGCCTGGCACTACCTCTTCCCTGCGGAATTTAGCGACTATGCGAAGTCGCTGCTTGCGGCGATTTTCTCTTACTCCAACCTGCTGTTCTGGAAGCAATCTGGCTACTTTGATGCACCAAGCCAGACCAAGCCGTTGCTTCACACCTGGTCCCTTGGAGTTGAAGAGCAGTTCTACATCTTCCTCCCGATTTTTCTGATTGCAATCCGCCGTTTCGCCCGCCAGCACATGAGGACAGCGATCTACCTGGTCTCAGCGCTTACCTTTTCACTCTCCATCTACTGGGTGCGTCGCGATGCAACCGCGGCTTTCTTCTGGGCACCACTGCGCGCGTGGGAGCTGCTGATTGGCACCATCATTTCGCAGCATTACTTGCCGGTGATCAAAGATTCATTTGCTCGCAATGTCGCGTCTGCCACTGGTCTCATCACGCTGCTGGTGGTAGCGCTCCGTTACACGGATGCGACGTCTTTCCCAGGGGTCGCGGCACTTGCACCGTGTGTCGGAACGGCGCTCATCATCTCTGCCGGCGAAACCGGATCGTCAATCGTCAGCGGGATCCTGAGCTTGAGGCCGGTTGTCTTCCTCGGCACGATCTCCTACTCGCTTTATCTCTGGCATTGGCCTCTGCTTGCCTTCAACAGCATTGGAGACCTTGTCATCGATGGCCCACCTTGGTCACGCTCGTTGAAGAGCGCTCTCTTCGCGCTGTCAACCGCAGCTGCAGTCCTGTCCTGGCGCTTTGTGGAGCGGCCATTTCGCGAAGGATGTTTTCTCTCTACGAGGAAACCTTTGTTCCTTTGCACCGGAATCGCTGTCGCTTGCTTCACGATGGCTGCAATGGCTGCGATCAATTCCGAGGGAGCACCATCGCGCTTCTCTCGACCTGCTCTCGATGCGGCTAGCTATCTCTCCACGGACGTAGAGAAGTCTTTCGGAGACGAGTGTTTCCTGGGAGGTTCGGATTCCCTCATAAAGTTGAATCAGCCCATCTGTCTGCACGCGAGCTCATCCGGTACGTCTTATCTCCTTTACGGTGACAGTCACGCTGCGCAACTCTGGCACGGGCTGACCCAGATCTTTCCCGATCGCAACATATCGCAAGCGACAGCCGCTTTCTGCACACCATACGTACATCAACCCTCTGGAGTTCGCCTTACTTGCGTGCAGCTCAGTGATCTTATCTATCGCGACTACCTTCCCAGACATCCCGGACAGACCGTCATCTTGAGTGGCCGATGGGAGCGTCAGGACCAAGTTGCGATTGGCGATATGATCGATGCCATTCACGCAGCAGGTTCCGAAGTGATCCTGCTGGGCCCCATGATTTACTACACGTTGCCTTTACCAAGACTCATCGCCGAGTCGATTCAGCGAAGACAACCTGGTTATGTGGAATCACACCGCGACCTTGAGGCGCAGGTCCTGGATCAAGAGTTACAGCACCTCGCCCAGACGATTTGGAAGGTACACTACATATCTTTCTACCAAGACCTCTGCACGCCCGTTTGCCCCGCGTATGCAACTCACGACGTTCCTATGCTCTTCGATGCTCACCACTTCACGCCGCAAGGATCCATCGCATTCGCACTCGCGATGAAGGCACGCAACCAGCTTCTTTGACCTTGGAATGTATGTCGGCTTCCTAATCTCTTCGAACATCGCAACCTTGTTCTGGTTAGCACCGGATGCCGCGATTTTCCGTGCGGCTCAATCCGTCGAAGTACGGATGCTGATCTCCAAAGGCGTCTGAAAGCTTCCGGTTAGCAAATCCGTATCCGAAGCGGGCGCAACACCTTCGCGTGCGAGAAGGATTGATAAGACAATCTGATCTCGATTCGTCAGCGCTAGATCAGCGTTCGCGACACGCAGTCTACTTCGCTTCTCAGCAGCAAATCTGGAAATGCAGGGTGGTCGTTCATTTCACGTTTTTTCCCGTTCATACATGCTGACTTCTACATGCAAGGGATTATCTTCGGGTTTCTTAAAACTCAGGGAGGCGGTCTTAATACTTACGTTTCCCTCGACACATTTACTCGTGCATTTATGACCCTTAGGATCGTTACATTGGGCGAGCGCGCTCAAAACAGCATTGAAGACGTACGCCCCCCGGTATGAAACCAGACCCACCAGTTCAGGTTGGGTTGGTTACGAAACCACACTCACGTCCGGCTTCGCCGGCTTAATCAATCACCTCGGCGAAAGGATGCGCTTGCATCTGCGCGCCCTATGCAAGTCTGTGCGTTCCTGCGTTGCGGTTCATGGAAACTCATTGAGAAAATTCCCCGTTGTTGTGCTGTTGTTCCTCTTGACTGTGGTCTTTCATCGTACTGCGAGTGCTACGGCGACCGTAGATATTGCGGTGGGATCCGCTACCACGATTCCTCTCAACACCCACAGCAGTCTCTCCGGCATGTGCGATGACGCCAATGGTGCCACGTATGACCTGGGCTGTGTCGTCAGCGGAGGATACGCCACGTACAACCTAAGCGTGCAGCAAGCAGGCACTTACAACATGACGCTGAATTATGCCAGCCCCGTCGGAGGTACATCTGCGGCGATTCTGGTAAACGGTGTGAAGGCAGCAAGCGTCGCGTTTGCAAATACAAACGGATGGGGGAACTATGTGAATGCGGCACCAGTCGCCGTTATTCTGCCAGCCGGCCAGGTCAGCTTCACAGTGTTGGCACAGAACTCCGGCTTCAACCTGGATGGCGTCATGCTTACGCCAGCGATCCCCACGATCACAGCCAGCGGTTCCACACCAATTCCGTTGCAGGGATACACTGCAATCTCTGGAATGTGCCCTGACGCTAACGGAGCGACTTTCGACTTGGGTTGCGTGCAAGCGAACGGTTATGCGACCTACGCGCTAAACGTTACGCAGGCAGGCAATTACACCGTCACTGCGACGTACGCCAGCCCGACTAATGATTCAGCCGCTTATCTACTGGTAAACGGTAGCGTCGCGGCAAGTGTGTCCTTTCCAAACACCGGCACGTGGTCAAACTACATCAACGCGTCACCTGTGACAGTCACATTACCGGCGGGGCCCGTGACCTTCAAGGTACAAGCGCAAAGCGCCGGTTTCAATCTTGCTGGGTTGGCGTTTGCGTCGGCCACCTCCGCTGCTCCCATTACGCCATCTCCAACGACAACTACCTTGCCCGAACCGACGCCGATCGCCTGGTGGAAATTTGACCAGAACAGCGGAACATCCGCAGCCGATTCAATCGGAGGCTCCACGGGCGCTCTGCTGAACGGTGCGTCGTGGACGTCGGGTGCAAGCGGTAACGCGATCGCAGTGGGGAGTCCTTACTACGGTGGTGGCGGCGCGGTCTCATTACCGGTCAGCCTTCCACCGACCTTCACCCTT is a genomic window containing:
- a CDS encoding acyltransferase family protein, translated to MLTAMPTPSRAKSSERVYRPDIDGLRAVAVLMVLGAHFRTRFRGGYVGVDIFFVISGYLISGHVISQLEVDSFSIVGFYERRIRRIFPALVVVLIFTTVLAWHYLFPAEFSDYAKSLLAAIFSYSNLLFWKQSGYFDAPSQTKPLLHTWSLGVEEQFYIFLPIFLIAIRRFARQHMRTAIYLVSALTFSLSIYWVRRDATAAFFWAPLRAWELLIGTIISQHYLPVIKDSFARNVASATGLITLLVVALRYTDATSFPGVAALAPCVGTALIISAGETGSSIVSGILSLRPVVFLGTISYSLYLWHWPLLAFNSIGDLVIDGPPWSRSLKSALFALSTAAAVLSWRFVERPFREGCFLSTRKPLFLCTGIAVACFTMAAMAAINSEGAPSRFSRPALDAASYLSTDVEKSFGDECFLGGSDSLIKLNQPICLHASSSGTSYLLYGDSHAAQLWHGLTQIFPDRNISQATAAFCTPYVHQPSGVRLTCVQLSDLIYRDYLPRHPGQTVILSGRWERQDQVAIGDMIDAIHAAGSEVILLGPMIYYTLPLPRLIAESIQRRQPGYVESHRDLEAQVLDQELQHLAQTIWKVHYISFYQDLCTPVCPAYATHDVPMLFDAHHFTPQGSIAFALAMKARNQLL
- a CDS encoding ABC transporter ATP-binding protein, which codes for MTETSGNTNPWRERIVALRNVPLVLRILWESSHQAVVWGVLLRLMVAVLPFAAAKVVQYIINDIADKLRGKPVDPHFWYFVGAEVGINVAIGLLMRGTDYSDALLANSYTHYASVKVMEQASRLDLTTYENPVFYDRLERARVQATDRLVMIQQIGRLLQQSITTLVFSIALVLASPWLVLLMLVGVLPSFLGETHFAFLGYAKNFRQTPAKRQMDYLRTVAGSRDGAKEIKLFGLSKYFTERFEVLARQIYREDVELSRKKLWLGGLLGVISTLGYYGAYLFVIMRTIHGAYSIGYFTFLTASIQQANSNLQQLFSTASGIADQALFLTDLIEFFKMEPTVYSKPDGLAAPVPIRQGFEFRNVSFTYPGTNRTVLKNFTFTLRPGERVALIGENGQGKTTIVKLITRLYDPTEGEILLDGKDLREYKLEDLHREIGVIFQDFMRYEMTARENIAVGRIDRPSEDGDSDIEYAAHKSLADSVVAKLEHGYDQILGRRFEGGVELSGGEWQRVALARAYLRDAQLLILDEPTAALDARSELEVFDRFAELTQGKMALLISHRFSTVRMADRIVVLSGGRLLEEGNHQKLMEQGGLYAEMFELQAASYR